The following proteins are encoded in a genomic region of Pseudomonas saponiphila:
- the rplM gene encoding 50S ribosomal protein L13, with product MKTFTAKPETVKRDWFVVDAAGQTLGRLATEIASRLRGKHKPEYTPHVDTGDYIVVINAEQVRVTGAKTTDKMYYSHSGFPGGIKSINFEKLIAKAPERVIETAVKGMLPKNPLGRDMYRKLKVYAGAAHPHTAQQPQELKI from the coding sequence ATGAAAACTTTTACTGCTAAACCGGAAACAGTAAAGCGCGACTGGTTCGTCGTCGACGCTGCTGGTCAGACCCTGGGTCGTCTGGCCACCGAAATCGCGAGCCGTCTGCGTGGCAAGCACAAGCCTGAGTACACTCCTCACGTTGACACCGGCGACTACATCGTCGTTATCAATGCCGAGCAGGTACGTGTTACTGGCGCTAAAACCACTGACAAAATGTACTACTCCCACTCCGGTTTCCCGGGCGGCATCAAGTCGATCAACTTCGAAAAGCTGATCGCCAAAGCCCCTGAGCGCGTGATCGAGACCGCGGTAAAAGGCATGCTGCCTAAGAACCCGCTGGGTCGCGACATGTACCGTAAGCTGAAAGTCTATGCGGGCGCTGCTCACCCTCATACTGCTCAGCAGCCCCAAGAACTGAAGATTTAA
- the rpsI gene encoding 30S ribosomal protein S9, with protein sequence MSATQNYGTGRRKTATARVFLRPGTGNISINNRSLDNFFGRETARMVVRQPLELTETVEKFDIYVTVIGGGVSGQAGAIRHGITRALMDYDETLRSALRKAGFVTRDAREVERKKVGLRKARKRPQYSKR encoded by the coding sequence ATGTCGGCGACTCAAAATTACGGCACTGGCCGTCGCAAGACTGCAACCGCACGCGTTTTCCTGCGTCCGGGCACTGGCAACATCTCGATCAACAACCGTTCCCTGGATAACTTCTTCGGTCGCGAAACTGCCCGCATGGTAGTTCGTCAACCGCTGGAGCTGACCGAGACTGTCGAGAAGTTCGATATCTACGTTACCGTTATCGGCGGCGGTGTAAGTGGTCAAGCTGGCGCAATCCGCCACGGTATCACTCGCGCTCTGATGGATTACGACGAGACTCTGCGCAGCGCTCTGCGTAAAGCCGGTTTCGTAACCCGTGACGCGCGTGAAGTTGAGCGTAAGAAAGTGGGTCTGCGTAAAGCGCGTAAGCGTCCGCAATACTCCAAGCGTTAA
- the petA gene encoding ubiquinol-cytochrome c reductase iron-sulfur subunit produces MSNDGVNAGRRRFLVAATSVVGAAGAVGAAVPFVGSWFPSAKAKAAGAPVKVNISKIDPGQQMIAEWRGQPVFIVRRTEEILGNLKKIEGQLSDPDSKNSVQPTYVDPEVRSIKPEILLLIGICTHLGCSPTFRPEVAPADLGKDWVGGYFCPCHGSHYDLAGRVYKAQPAPLNLPVPPHSYESDDIIVIGVDTEKA; encoded by the coding sequence ATGAGCAATGACGGCGTGAATGCAGGCCGGCGTCGCTTCTTAGTAGCAGCCACATCCGTGGTGGGTGCTGCAGGAGCGGTGGGGGCTGCGGTCCCGTTCGTGGGGTCATGGTTTCCCAGTGCCAAGGCGAAAGCCGCAGGTGCACCGGTGAAAGTGAATATCAGCAAGATCGACCCAGGTCAGCAGATGATTGCTGAATGGCGTGGTCAGCCGGTGTTCATCGTCCGCCGTACAGAGGAAATCCTTGGGAATCTTAAAAAGATCGAGGGCCAGCTGTCTGACCCTGACTCCAAGAACTCGGTACAACCAACCTACGTCGATCCGGAAGTGCGTTCGATCAAGCCAGAGATTCTGCTGCTGATCGGGATCTGTACTCACCTGGGTTGTTCTCCGACCTTCCGTCCTGAAGTGGCGCCCGCCGATCTGGGCAAGGACTGGGTAGGTGGCTATTTCTGCCCTTGCCACGGCTCCCACTACGATCTGGCTGGTCGCGTCTACAAGGCGCAGCCTGCGCCCCTGAACCTGCCAGTACCCCCGCATTCCTATGAGTCGGATGACATCATCGTCATTGGCGTCGACACGGAGAAAGCGTGA
- a CDS encoding cytochrome b, which yields MSKFMDWVDARFPATKMWEDHLSKYYAPKNFNFFYFFGSLALLVLVNQIVTGVWLTMSYTPSAEEAFASVEYIMRDVEYGAILRLLHSTGASAFFIVVYLHMFRGLLYGSYQKPRELVWLFGMLIYLALMAEAFMGYLLPWGQMSYWGAQVIISLFGAIPVIGDDLTQWIRGDYLISGITLNRFFALHVVALPIVILGLVVLHILALHEVGSNNPDGVDIKKNKDENGVPLDGIPFHPYYTVKDIVGVVVFLFIFCSIVFFFPEMGGYFLEKPNFEQANPFKTPEHIAPVWYFTPFYAILRAVPDKLLGVIAMGAAIAVLFVLPWLDRSPVKSMRYKGWLSKIWLLVFCISFVILGVLGVLAPTPGRTLLSQVCTFLYFAYFILMPFYTRLEKTKPVPERVTG from the coding sequence ATGAGCAAGTTCATGGATTGGGTTGATGCGCGTTTCCCCGCGACCAAGATGTGGGAAGACCATCTCAGCAAGTATTACGCTCCGAAGAACTTCAACTTCTTCTATTTCTTTGGCTCCTTGGCGCTGCTGGTTCTGGTCAATCAGATCGTTACCGGTGTCTGGCTGACCATGAGCTACACCCCTTCGGCGGAAGAGGCCTTTGCCTCCGTTGAATACATCATGCGCGACGTCGAGTACGGCGCGATCCTGCGTTTGCTTCACTCCACTGGTGCTTCGGCGTTCTTCATCGTGGTCTATCTGCATATGTTCCGTGGCTTGCTCTACGGTTCCTACCAGAAACCTCGTGAGCTGGTGTGGCTGTTCGGCATGCTGATCTACCTGGCGCTGATGGCTGAGGCCTTCATGGGCTACCTGCTGCCTTGGGGGCAGATGTCCTACTGGGGTGCCCAGGTGATCATCTCGCTGTTCGGTGCGATCCCCGTGATTGGTGACGACCTGACCCAGTGGATTCGTGGTGACTACCTGATTTCCGGGATTACTCTGAACCGCTTCTTCGCCCTGCACGTAGTAGCCCTGCCGATCGTGATTCTCGGTCTGGTGGTGCTGCACATCCTGGCGTTGCACGAAGTGGGTTCGAACAACCCGGATGGCGTAGATATCAAGAAGAACAAGGATGAGAACGGCGTCCCTCTGGATGGCATCCCTTTCCACCCTTACTACACCGTGAAGGATATCGTCGGCGTAGTGGTGTTCCTGTTCATCTTTTGCTCGATCGTGTTCTTCTTCCCTGAAATGGGCGGTTACTTCCTTGAGAAGCCGAACTTCGAGCAAGCCAACCCGTTCAAGACCCCTGAGCACATTGCTCCGGTTTGGTACTTCACGCCCTTCTACGCGATCCTGCGTGCGGTGCCGGACAAGCTCTTGGGTGTTATCGCCATGGGCGCTGCAATCGCGGTCCTGTTCGTACTGCCTTGGCTTGACCGTAGTCCGGTCAAGTCCATGCGCTACAAAGGCTGGCTGAGCAAGATCTGGCTGCTGGTGTTCTGCATCTCGTTCGTGATCCTGGGTGTGCTGGGTGTCTTGGCACCGACTCCGGGCCGTACGCTGCTGTCGCAGGTATGTACCTTCCTGTACTTCGCCTACTTCATTCTGATGCCGTTCTACACCAGGCTCGAGAAGACCAAACCGGTTCCGGAAAGGGTGACTGGCTGA
- a CDS encoding cytochrome c1: MKKLFAVLILAAMPVLSFANTAGPELEKVDIDLSDKAALQDGARTFANYCMGCHSAKFQRYERVADDLGIPHDLMLSKLVFTGAKIGDHMNIGMQPADAKTWFGAAPPDLTLVARVRGTDWLYGYLKSFYEDPARPWGVNNKVFPNVGMPNVLVGLQGRQVVGCKQVQIVEDGKKQYDPLTGTPLTHEACDQLTVKEGTGALNEAQFDERVKNLVTFLAYSANPVKLQHQRIGTYVLLYLAFFFVFAYLLKREYWKDVH, encoded by the coding sequence ATGAAAAAGCTATTTGCTGTACTGATTCTTGCTGCTATGCCTGTGTTGTCTTTCGCGAATACCGCTGGTCCTGAGTTGGAGAAGGTTGATATCGACCTGTCCGACAAGGCCGCCCTGCAAGACGGCGCGCGCACTTTCGCCAACTACTGCATGGGCTGCCACAGCGCCAAGTTCCAGCGTTATGAGCGGGTTGCCGATGACTTGGGCATTCCTCACGACCTGATGTTGAGCAAGCTGGTTTTTACCGGTGCCAAGATTGGCGACCACATGAACATCGGCATGCAGCCGGCTGATGCCAAGACCTGGTTCGGTGCAGCGCCACCTGACCTGACTCTGGTAGCTCGTGTTCGCGGCACTGACTGGCTCTATGGCTACCTCAAGTCCTTCTATGAAGACCCTGCGCGCCCTTGGGGTGTGAACAACAAGGTCTTCCCGAACGTTGGTATGCCTAACGTTCTGGTCGGTCTGCAAGGGCGTCAGGTGGTCGGTTGCAAGCAGGTGCAGATCGTTGAAGACGGAAAGAAACAATACGATCCATTGACTGGTACTCCTCTGACTCACGAGGCGTGCGACCAACTGACAGTCAAAGAGGGTACCGGTGCTCTCAATGAGGCGCAGTTCGACGAGAGGGTCAAAAATCTGGTGACCTTCCTGGCTTACTCGGCTAACCCGGTCAAGCTGCAGCACCAGCGCATCGGTACTTACGTACTGCTGTACCTGGCCTTCTTCTTCGTGTTCGCCTATCTGCTCAAGCGCGAATACTGGAAGGATGTGCATTAA
- a CDS encoding glutathione S-transferase N-terminal domain-containing protein: MGVTNRLACYSDPADHYSHRVRIVLAEKGVSAEIISVEAGRQPPKLIEVNPYGSLPTLVDRDLALWESTVVMEYLDERYPHPPLLPVYPVARANSRLLMHRIQRDWCGQVDLILDPRTKEAARVQARKELRESLTGVSPLFADKPFFLSEEQSLVDCCLLPILWRLPILGIELPRQAKPLLDYMDRQFAREAFQASLSGVERDMR; encoded by the coding sequence ATGGGCGTGACCAATCGGTTGGCCTGTTACTCCGACCCCGCCGACCACTATTCCCACCGGGTGCGCATTGTGCTGGCGGAGAAGGGTGTCAGCGCCGAGATCATCAGTGTGGAGGCGGGGCGTCAGCCGCCGAAGCTGATCGAAGTGAATCCTTACGGGAGCTTGCCAACGCTGGTTGATCGAGACCTGGCGTTGTGGGAATCGACAGTGGTGATGGAGTACCTGGATGAGCGTTACCCTCATCCGCCGTTGTTGCCGGTTTACCCTGTTGCGCGTGCCAACAGTCGTTTGCTGATGCACCGAATCCAGCGTGATTGGTGTGGGCAGGTGGATCTGATCCTGGATCCGCGGACCAAGGAGGCGGCGCGGGTGCAGGCGCGTAAGGAGTTGCGTGAAAGCCTGACCGGAGTGTCTCCGTTGTTCGCTGACAAGCCATTTTTCCTCAGTGAGGAACAAAGCCTGGTGGACTGCTGCCTACTGCCCATACTCTGGAGGTTGCCAATCCTGGGTATCGAATTGCCGCGGCAGGCCAAGCCGCTGCTTGATTATATGGACCGCCAATTTGCACGTGAGGCTTTCCAGGCAAGTCTGTCTGGCGTCGAACGTGATATGCGCTGA
- the istB gene encoding IS21-like element IS1474 family helper ATPase IstB, with protein sequence MMPQHTLNQLHQLRLDGMARALEEQWTLPASHSLSFDERLGLLLDRELAWRDNQRLVRLRKKAKLKYANACLEDLDRRTGRALDERLIATLASGDWIRQQHNLLLTGPTGAGKTWLACALGNQACRQGYSTLYLRTPRLLEQLRIAHGDGSFGRTLQQLAKVDVLVLDDWALAPLEEGARHDLLEVIDDRAGSRSTILTSQLPIEHWHGWINDPTLADAILDRLVHNAYRLTMKGESLRRKKAEEQAAS encoded by the coding sequence ATGATGCCGCAACACACCCTGAATCAACTGCACCAGCTACGCCTGGACGGCATGGCCCGCGCCCTGGAAGAGCAATGGACGCTGCCGGCCAGCCACAGCCTGAGCTTCGATGAACGCCTCGGCCTACTGCTCGACCGCGAACTGGCCTGGCGTGACAACCAGCGCCTGGTACGGCTGCGCAAGAAGGCCAAGCTCAAGTACGCCAACGCCTGCCTGGAAGATCTCGACCGCCGCACCGGACGCGCCCTGGACGAGCGTCTGATCGCCACCCTGGCCAGTGGCGACTGGATCCGCCAGCAGCACAACCTGCTGCTGACCGGCCCGACCGGTGCCGGCAAAACCTGGCTGGCCTGCGCCCTGGGCAACCAGGCCTGCCGCCAGGGCTATAGCACCCTGTACCTGCGCACCCCGCGCCTGCTGGAACAACTGCGCATCGCTCATGGCGACGGCAGCTTCGGCCGTACCCTGCAACAGCTGGCAAAGGTCGACGTCCTGGTGCTGGACGACTGGGCGCTAGCCCCGCTGGAGGAAGGAGCCCGGCATGACCTGCTGGAGGTGATCGACGACCGCGCTGGCAGCCGCTCCACCATCCTGACGAGCCAACTGCCCATCGAGCACTGGCACGGCTGGATCAACGACCCGACCCTGGCCGATGCCATCCTCGACCGCCTGGTGCACAACGCCTACCGACTGACGATGAAAGGCGAGTCGCTGCGCCGAAAAAAAGCCGAGGAACAAGCCGCATCGTGA